In one window of Tumebacillus algifaecis DNA:
- a CDS encoding helix-turn-helix domain-containing protein, with protein MYLEKGMGYKSVASELQIPDHSMVRKWVKNYKTLGAEGLEERRGKTRTPFTGRPRTKKLTLEQEVQKLRAENDFLKKLLLLQRR; from the coding sequence ATGTATTTGGAAAAAGGAATGGGTTATAAATCGGTCGCAAGTGAGCTGCAGATCCCCGACCACAGCATGGTAAGGAAGTGGGTCAAAAACTACAAAACGCTTGGGGCGGAGGGCTTAGAGGAACGCAGAGGAAAGACGAGAACACCGTTCACTGGTCGTCCGAGAACGAAAAAGCTTACGCTCGAACAAGAAGTGCAAAAGTTGAGAGCGGAGAACGACTTTTTAAAAAAGCTGTTGCTTTTGCAAAGGAGGTGA
- a CDS encoding DNA topoisomerase yields MPRCSSPPPETAHQLAKGGAQDAQEAIRPTHLDLTPERVQSKLSPEQFLVYKLIFERFLASQMSAAIYDTVSVSIQSGRFDWKANWRTLIFDDFLKLCEGGRDSKHAGEEKEEEEPMLPTVAEGQPMICEKITPSQHFTKLPVNFTEASLVKDLEKRGIGRPSTYASIISVLKARDYVTVEYKNFYLTDIGKVVSQTLVENFPERINVEFTAEMEKQLDQVAEGERDWRWRRSILAKSAGSR; encoded by the coding sequence TTGCCGAGGTGCAGTTCGCCACCGCCCGAAACGGCCCACCAACTAGCAAAAGGTGGTGCTCAAGATGCGCAAGAGGCGATTCGTCCGACCCATCTCGATCTGACCCCGGAGCGGGTTCAATCGAAGCTTTCACCAGAGCAGTTCCTCGTCTACAAGCTGATCTTTGAGCGATTTTTGGCGAGTCAGATGTCGGCCGCAATTTACGATACGGTGTCGGTCAGCATCCAGTCTGGACGATTCGACTGGAAGGCGAATTGGCGAACTTTGATCTTCGACGATTTTCTGAAGCTGTGCGAAGGGGGAAGGGACAGCAAGCATGCGGGGGAGGAGAAGGAGGAAGAGGAGCCGATGTTGCCGACTGTCGCAGAAGGGCAGCCGATGATCTGTGAGAAGATCACGCCTTCGCAACACTTCACGAAGCTGCCAGTCAACTTTACTGAGGCCAGCCTCGTCAAAGATCTGGAAAAGCGAGGTATCGGACGGCCGAGCACCTATGCGTCGATCATCTCCGTGTTGAAAGCGCGCGACTATGTGACGGTCGAATACAAGAATTTTTATCTGACCGACATCGGAAAGGTGGTCTCCCAGACGCTGGTGGAGAACTTCCCCGAGCGGATCAATGTCGAGTTTACGGCGGAGATGGAAAAACAGCTCGATCAGGTGGCGGAAGGCGAGCGCGACTGGAGGTGGAGACGGAGCATCCTTGCGAAAAGTGCGGGAAGCAGATGA
- the spoVAE gene encoding stage V sporulation protein AE: protein MIFLWAFLVGGAICVIGQFLMDVMKLTPAHTMSTLVVTGAILGGLELYDPLVKIAGAGASVPITSFGNALVHGALQEAQKDGWVGVLTGIFEVTSAGISAAIVFGFLGALVFRPRG from the coding sequence ATGATCTTTTTGTGGGCATTTCTCGTCGGTGGTGCCATCTGTGTGATCGGCCAGTTTTTGATGGATGTGATGAAACTTACCCCCGCCCACACCATGTCGACGCTCGTTGTGACCGGAGCGATTTTGGGCGGATTAGAACTGTATGATCCGTTGGTCAAAATCGCAGGAGCGGGTGCATCGGTGCCGATCACAAGCTTCGGCAACGCGCTGGTGCACGGTGCGTTGCAGGAAGCGCAGAAAGATGGATGGGTCGGCGTATTGACCGGCATTTTCGAAGTGACGAGCGCAGGCATCTCAGCTGCGATCGTCTTCGGCTTTCTCGGTGCGCTCGTGTTTCGTCCACGGGGGTAG
- the spoVAC gene encoding stage V sporulation protein AC, translated as MANQKKQKLTPTQQQYQTLAKKHEPEIPFISRFLRAFFVGGLICVIAQGIQECFIRFFDFNEKTASNPTVAVLILISVLLTGLGVYDRIAQWAGAGTAVPVTGFANSIASAALEHKSEGYVLGVGGNMFKLAGSVIVFGVFAAFVIGVIRTLISMGG; from the coding sequence ATGGCAAACCAGAAAAAGCAGAAATTGACCCCCACTCAGCAGCAATACCAAACGCTGGCCAAAAAGCATGAACCTGAAATTCCCTTCATCAGCCGATTTCTCCGCGCCTTTTTTGTCGGTGGTCTGATCTGTGTGATCGCTCAAGGTATTCAGGAGTGCTTCATCCGTTTTTTCGACTTTAATGAAAAGACGGCGAGCAATCCAACCGTTGCGGTGCTCATCTTGATCTCCGTGCTCCTGACCGGGTTGGGAGTATACGATCGGATTGCGCAATGGGCGGGGGCTGGCACCGCTGTCCCGGTCACCGGATTTGCCAATTCGATCGCATCGGCCGCTCTGGAACACAAAAGCGAAGGGTATGTGCTCGGGGTCGGCGGCAATATGTTCAAACTGGCAGGTTCTGTGATCGTCTTTGGCGTTTTCGCTGCATTCGTCATCGGGGTGATCCGAACACTGATCTCGATGGGGGGCTGA
- the topA gene encoding type I DNA topoisomerase, with the protein MAKHLVIVESPAKAKTINSYLGSDYIVKASMGHVRDLPKSGLGVEIEKQFEPQYEVLKEKSTVVKELRALAKSADRIILSTDPDREGEAIAFHLEALLRPSNRNIERVLFHEINKNAILQAMKSPRKIDYRLVDSQQARRILDRLVGYKLSPFLSRKIKHGLSAGRVQSVALMLIVQRAEEIANFKPEEYWEIKAQVHTDPEAPLFTCVLEKIEGKKAKVSQGDIAAAIVAEAKEQNFVVQKVERAEKKRYPAPPFTTSTLQQEAARKLRFDVAKTMRVAQQLYEGVNVEGKPVGLITYMRTDSTRVAPDMQQKALKAIEEWFGPRYRPGRPNFYKSKGGAQDAHEAIRPTHIELTPDRVKSQLTPEQFRVYKLIYERFLASQMAAAVYDTVAVSILSGRFGWKSNGRTLKFDGFLKLYEEGRDSKHAGDDKAEEEPMLPPVEEGQKQLCEKITPSQHFTKPPAYFTEASLVKELEKQGIGRPSTYASIISVLKAREYVVVENKNFYPTDIGKVVCQTLVLNFPSLINVAFTAEMEKQLDQVAEGDREWRGMLQAFYDPFAQTLEGAMKSAERVVLGEETVLPCPACGQKLWKRSTKYGLVYACGGYPSCKFIVPIGGETQVPCLSCNKPLYLCDVTPKGRKKAVKQYHCYQCRAKFGYGKGGKPEPLAVETEHSCEKCGQSMVLRKGRYGEFLACSGYPKCKHVLKVDKEGKPMESGPKLVQVTNQCCAKCGSVMVVREGKGEKFLGCSGYPRCRSTATWSESVQVIDELEFAEVKKRYKQVKMKKKK; encoded by the coding sequence TTGGCAAAACATCTGGTGATTGTAGAATCCCCTGCAAAAGCGAAAACGATCAATTCCTACTTGGGAAGTGACTATATTGTAAAAGCCTCGATGGGTCATGTGCGCGACTTGCCGAAAAGTGGACTCGGGGTGGAAATCGAAAAGCAATTTGAGCCTCAATATGAAGTGCTAAAAGAAAAATCAACCGTTGTCAAAGAGCTTCGCGCATTGGCGAAGTCGGCCGACCGGATCATTCTGAGCACAGACCCGGACCGCGAAGGAGAAGCGATCGCTTTTCACCTGGAGGCACTGCTTCGTCCGAGCAATCGCAACATTGAGCGGGTGCTGTTTCATGAGATCAACAAAAACGCGATATTGCAGGCGATGAAAAGTCCGCGCAAAATCGATTATCGTTTGGTCGATTCACAACAGGCGCGGCGGATTCTGGATCGTTTGGTCGGCTATAAACTGAGCCCTTTTTTGAGCAGGAAGATCAAGCACGGGCTTTCGGCGGGACGGGTGCAGTCGGTGGCTTTGATGCTGATCGTGCAACGGGCCGAAGAGATTGCGAATTTCAAACCGGAAGAGTATTGGGAGATCAAGGCGCAGGTCCATACTGATCCTGAAGCGCCACTGTTTACCTGTGTCTTGGAAAAGATCGAAGGAAAAAAGGCCAAAGTGAGTCAAGGAGACATTGCAGCCGCCATTGTCGCGGAGGCGAAAGAGCAGAATTTTGTCGTCCAGAAAGTGGAGCGAGCAGAGAAGAAACGCTATCCAGCGCCGCCTTTTACCACGTCAACTTTGCAACAGGAAGCGGCGCGCAAACTGCGGTTTGATGTGGCAAAAACGATGCGCGTGGCGCAGCAGCTGTACGAAGGTGTGAACGTGGAAGGCAAGCCGGTCGGGTTGATCACCTATATGCGAACCGACTCGACTCGGGTGGCACCCGACATGCAGCAAAAGGCGTTGAAGGCGATCGAAGAGTGGTTTGGCCCGCGTTATCGTCCAGGGCGTCCGAATTTTTATAAATCAAAAGGCGGTGCGCAAGATGCGCATGAGGCGATTCGGCCGACTCATATCGAATTGACACCCGATCGAGTCAAATCGCAACTGACGCCTGAGCAGTTCCGGGTGTACAAGCTGATCTATGAGCGCTTTTTGGCGAGTCAAATGGCGGCGGCCGTTTATGATACTGTCGCGGTGAGCATCCTCTCCGGGCGGTTTGGCTGGAAGTCGAATGGGCGAACGCTGAAGTTTGACGGCTTTTTGAAGCTGTATGAAGAAGGTCGAGACAGCAAGCATGCCGGTGATGACAAAGCGGAAGAGGAACCGATGCTACCTCCGGTGGAGGAGGGGCAAAAGCAGCTTTGTGAAAAAATCACACCGTCGCAGCATTTTACGAAACCGCCCGCTTATTTTACAGAAGCGAGTCTCGTTAAGGAATTGGAAAAACAGGGGATCGGTCGGCCGAGCACGTATGCGTCGATCATCTCAGTTTTAAAGGCGCGAGAGTACGTGGTCGTGGAGAATAAAAATTTTTATCCGACCGATATTGGCAAAGTGGTCTGTCAGACTTTAGTGCTGAATTTTCCGAGCCTGATCAACGTGGCGTTTACGGCTGAGATGGAAAAGCAACTCGACCAAGTGGCGGAAGGTGATCGTGAGTGGCGCGGCATGCTGCAGGCGTTTTACGATCCGTTTGCACAGACGCTCGAAGGTGCGATGAAGTCGGCCGAACGCGTGGTGCTCGGTGAAGAGACGGTGCTACCGTGCCCAGCGTGCGGGCAAAAGCTGTGGAAGCGTTCGACAAAATATGGGCTAGTCTATGCTTGTGGTGGGTATCCGTCCTGTAAGTTCATCGTGCCAATCGGCGGTGAGACGCAGGTGCCGTGTCTGTCCTGCAACAAGCCGTTATATCTGTGTGATGTGACCCCAAAAGGTCGGAAAAAGGCAGTCAAGCAGTATCATTGTTATCAGTGCAGGGCGAAGTTTGGGTATGGTAAAGGCGGGAAACCGGAGCCGTTGGCCGTGGAAACAGAACACTCCTGTGAGAAGTGCGGTCAATCGATGGTGTTGAGAAAAGGACGCTATGGAGAATTTCTTGCGTGCAGTGGGTACCCGAAATGCAAACATGTGTTGAAGGTGGACAAGGAAGGCAAGCCGATGGAAAGCGGGCCCAAACTCGTTCAAGTCACAAACCAATGCTGTGCAAAATGCGGCTCGGTCATGGTGGTGCGGGAAGGGAAGGGCGAAAAGTTTCTTGGGTGCTCAGGTTATCCGCGCTGTCGATCGACCGCCACATGGAGTGAGAGCGTGCAGGTGATCGATGAATTGGAATTTGCCGAGGTCAAGAAGCGGTACAAGCAAGTGAAAATGAAAAAGAAGAAGTAA
- a CDS encoding AlbA family DNA-binding domain-containing protein, which translates to MNRLISCQFIAVLQQVERDTVRVRLFHEVEREGLAVFKERIRKKVVVPRLYFDAMVQAGVFAVEGADQYQPSEVSCGVGFDIYALGRKVQFDICFHDSIDQLWQEVRYRLEDIVLDQDVFESYTYRLRAISRYLYLGREDNVFRAIAREENQEIEFKLDFQNSKEKILKSVVAFANSNNGNLFLGISDDKRMVGINHEISRYGSEDRYLLAVSSLLHARIYPLLSPFPEVRILTVSGRKIVHLYVPVGTTMYSVLETIGGGQQRRRVAVKQNNQSVWVDDPYVVAELYIKRRIGPRTAATLGLL; encoded by the coding sequence ATGAACAGGCTGATCAGCTGTCAGTTTATCGCTGTGCTACAACAGGTGGAGCGGGATACGGTGCGGGTGCGTCTGTTTCATGAGGTCGAGCGCGAGGGGCTGGCAGTGTTCAAGGAGCGGATTCGCAAAAAAGTGGTCGTGCCGCGCCTTTATTTTGATGCAATGGTGCAAGCGGGCGTGTTCGCCGTGGAAGGTGCTGACCAGTACCAGCCGAGTGAAGTCAGTTGCGGGGTGGGGTTTGACATCTATGCGCTCGGGCGCAAGGTGCAGTTTGACATCTGTTTTCACGATAGCATCGATCAGTTGTGGCAGGAAGTGCGCTATCGACTGGAAGACATCGTGCTCGATCAGGACGTGTTTGAGTCGTACACCTATCGACTGCGGGCGATCTCGCGCTATCTGTACCTCGGACGGGAAGACAACGTGTTCCGCGCCATTGCACGAGAGGAGAATCAGGAGATCGAGTTTAAGCTCGATTTTCAGAACTCGAAGGAGAAGATTCTCAAGTCGGTCGTCGCTTTCGCCAACTCGAACAACGGCAACCTGTTTTTAGGGATCAGCGATGACAAAAGAATGGTCGGGATCAACCATGAAATCTCTCGCTACGGAAGTGAAGATCGTTACCTGCTCGCCGTCTCTTCGCTTTTGCACGCGCGAATCTATCCGTTGTTATCCCCTTTTCCAGAAGTGCGAATCCTCACCGTGAGCGGGCGGAAAATTGTACATTTGTACGTTCCTGTTGGCACGACGATGTATTCGGTGCTGGAGACGATAGGTGGTGGGCAACAACGGCGGAGGGTGGCGGTGAAGCAGAACAATCAGTCAGTGTGGGTAGACGACCCGTATGTGGTCGCAGAGTTGTACATCAAACGTCGCATCGGACCACGGACGGCTGCGACGTTAGGCTTATTGTGA
- a CDS encoding DNA topoisomerase family protein yields the protein MILRKGKYGEFLACSGFPQCKHVQKVGKEGNPMANVPKLVQVTNQCCSKCGSVMVLREGKGEKFLGCSGYLRCRTTGKWSESVQVIDELEFADVKKRYKQVKKKKSSDPEQLVQQVAPDFL from the coding sequence ATGATCTTGCGCAAAGGGAAGTATGGCGAGTTTCTGGCCTGTAGCGGGTTTCCGCAGTGCAAGCATGTGCAGAAGGTGGGCAAGGAAGGCAACCCGATGGCAAACGTTCCAAAGCTCGTGCAAGTGACCAACCAATGCTGTTCGAAGTGCGGTTCGGTGATGGTGTTGCGCGAGGGGAAGGGAGAAAAGTTTCTCGGGTGTTCAGGCTACCTGCGCTGTCGCACGACCGGCAAATGGAGTGAAAGCGTGCAGGTGATCGACGAGCTCGAATTTGCTGACGTGAAAAAGAGATATAAACAGGTGAAGAAGAAAAAATCATCAGATCCCGAGCAGCTAGTGCAACAGGTTGCTCCGGATTTTTTATGA
- a CDS encoding EamA family transporter, producing MSRMWAILFVLIGGASYGLISPVVKKAYEAGYTPGDVTSSQYFMAASLLLVIAAFQFRHVKQLKLRDVLLFGFLGLLSSCTSVFYYLSLSDLPASLAIVLLFQFAWIVMLIDFVMTRKKPNRAKWAAIVLILAGTVFAVDLWHTEWSGVSMSGILLGLLSSVTYSMFLYFTSYVRPGTSPWVNSAIISVAATVAVFFVFPPTFLWNGTLWDGLWVWALIIGALGQVIPPVFFNIGIPKVGGSLAGVLGSIELPVAVVAAFFLLREHVVGVQWVGIVMILLGIVVSELRMRARNKDAAKA from the coding sequence ATGAGTCGTATGTGGGCGATTTTGTTTGTGCTCATCGGCGGGGCGAGCTATGGCTTGATCTCGCCAGTGGTTAAGAAAGCGTATGAAGCCGGATATACGCCGGGAGATGTGACTTCTTCCCAGTATTTTATGGCGGCTTCGTTGTTGCTTGTGATCGCAGCGTTTCAGTTTCGACATGTTAAGCAGTTGAAGCTACGAGATGTGCTCTTGTTTGGTTTTCTCGGGCTTTTGTCGAGCTGTACCAGCGTGTTTTATTACTTGTCATTGTCCGATCTGCCAGCGTCGCTTGCGATCGTGCTTTTGTTCCAGTTTGCTTGGATTGTGATGCTGATCGATTTTGTGATGACGCGGAAAAAGCCGAACAGAGCGAAATGGGCGGCGATCGTGCTGATTTTGGCCGGAACGGTATTCGCCGTCGATCTGTGGCATACGGAGTGGAGCGGGGTGTCGATGTCCGGTATTTTGCTCGGGTTGTTGTCGTCGGTGACGTACAGCATGTTCTTGTATTTTACAAGCTATGTGCGTCCCGGGACATCTCCGTGGGTGAACAGCGCGATCATCTCGGTGGCAGCGACGGTGGCGGTGTTCTTCGTGTTCCCACCGACGTTCTTATGGAATGGGACGCTGTGGGACGGCTTGTGGGTCTGGGCGCTGATCATCGGGGCGCTGGGTCAAGTCATTCCGCCGGTGTTCTTTAACATCGGGATTCCCAAAGTCGGCGGTTCGCTCGCTGGGGTGCTCGGCTCGATCGAGCTGCCGGTGGCCGTCGTGGCCGCATTTTTCCTGTTGCGCGAACATGTGGTCGGTGTGCAATGGGTTGGCATCGTGATGATCTTGCTTGGCATCGTCGTGTCTGAGCTGCGCATGCGGGCGCGGAACAAAGATGCGGCGAAGGCGTAG
- the spoVAD gene encoding stage V sporulation protein AD: MKLGHQTWVFPSKPVILSSAAIGGPLEAQGPLADDFDTLHGDMMLGQSSWEKAEKTLLEECCDKAIEKAGLTKEQIDYFLCGDLMNQIVSSSFTARTLQTPFLGLFGACSTSMEGLALASLIVDSQSADYVLAATSSHNSSAEKQYRYPTEYGAQKPPTAQWTATASGAAVVGREGTGLRVTSATIGRVVDMGLTDPFNMGAAMAPAAFHTIESHFRDLQISPTAYDLVVTGDLGRVGHSILSELFQQHQIEIPPEQYKDCGMMIYGENPNVWSGGSGCGCCASVTYGHLLNRMKRGEWKRILVVATGALLSPLTFQQDESIPCIAHAVSIEAESEEGVQ; this comes from the coding sequence ATGAAACTAGGGCATCAAACATGGGTGTTTCCGAGCAAGCCTGTGATTCTTTCCTCAGCTGCGATCGGAGGCCCGCTTGAAGCTCAAGGACCGCTAGCCGATGATTTTGACACGCTTCACGGCGACATGATGCTGGGCCAAAGCAGTTGGGAAAAGGCGGAGAAGACCCTGTTGGAAGAGTGCTGTGACAAAGCGATCGAGAAAGCGGGGCTGACAAAAGAGCAGATCGATTATTTTCTCTGCGGCGACCTGATGAACCAGATCGTTTCTTCCAGCTTTACAGCCCGCACGTTACAGACCCCCTTTCTCGGGCTGTTCGGAGCGTGTTCGACCTCGATGGAAGGCCTTGCGCTCGCTTCGTTAATCGTGGATAGCCAATCTGCCGACTATGTGCTGGCCGCGACGAGCAGCCATAACTCCTCCGCCGAAAAACAATACCGCTACCCGACCGAATACGGTGCGCAAAAGCCCCCCACGGCGCAGTGGACCGCAACGGCAAGCGGGGCGGCCGTCGTGGGACGAGAGGGTACAGGTCTTCGCGTCACGTCGGCCACCATCGGACGAGTGGTCGACATGGGGCTAACAGATCCGTTCAACATGGGTGCTGCGATGGCTCCGGCAGCCTTTCACACGATCGAGTCCCATTTTCGCGACCTGCAGATCTCACCGACCGCCTATGATCTTGTCGTCACCGGAGATCTGGGACGTGTCGGGCATAGCATCCTCTCTGAACTGTTCCAGCAGCATCAGATTGAGATTCCACCAGAGCAGTACAAAGATTGCGGGATGATGATCTACGGAGAGAATCCGAATGTCTGGTCGGGGGGCAGTGGTTGCGGGTGCTGCGCTTCTGTCACGTATGGGCATCTGCTGAATCGGATGAAAAGAGGGGAATGGAAACGGATCTTGGTGGTGGCGACCGGGGCTTTACTATCTCCACTTACGTTTCAGCAAGACGAATCGATACCTTGCATCGCCCATGCTGTTTCCATCGAAGCGGAATCGGAGGAGGGAGTGCAATGA
- a CDS encoding DUF1657 domain-containing protein, whose protein sequence is MTISQQVKTTVASLKGAQANLESFALATQNKQAKQLYTQAAQDTQAVLDSLEQRVTQLEKEEPQYKGF, encoded by the coding sequence ATGACGATTTCACAACAGGTCAAAACAACTGTGGCTTCTTTGAAAGGCGCTCAGGCGAATTTGGAATCTTTTGCACTCGCAACGCAAAACAAACAAGCAAAGCAACTGTATACGCAAGCTGCCCAAGACACGCAGGCCGTTTTGGATAGCCTTGAACAGCGTGTCACGCAGTTGGAGAAGGAAGAACCGCAATACAAAGGATTTTAA
- a CDS encoding DUF421 domain-containing protein, giving the protein MPDWLNILIRSLVSIVFVFLLTKLIGKRQLSQMTFFEYTVGIALGDLAAMIADDLSGPMYKGILAMSVYAGFPILLGWLALKNKTVRNFVEGKATILIKDGKVMEDNLKKERMSSDELLEHLRLKNAFRVADVEFALMEPNGKVSVLMKSQNQPITPKHLGVTVAPETEPQTVIMDGKILDESLATRGFNRGWLNTELSKAGVLLENVFIGQVDTNGQLFLDLYDDLIQVPQPQTLKLTYLTLQKCQADLEIFALSVQDAAAKRRYEQEAARLKQVLNDVTHLLTC; this is encoded by the coding sequence ATGCCAGATTGGCTGAATATACTCATCCGTTCCCTGGTGTCGATCGTCTTCGTTTTCTTACTAACGAAACTCATTGGCAAACGTCAGCTCTCCCAGATGACGTTTTTCGAATACACCGTGGGGATCGCGCTCGGTGATCTTGCGGCGATGATCGCAGATGACCTCAGCGGACCCATGTACAAAGGCATCCTCGCGATGTCCGTCTACGCCGGCTTCCCGATCCTGCTCGGATGGCTTGCCCTCAAGAACAAGACGGTTCGCAATTTTGTCGAAGGGAAAGCGACCATTCTAATCAAGGATGGCAAGGTGATGGAAGACAATCTCAAAAAAGAGCGGATGTCTTCTGATGAACTGTTGGAGCACTTGCGGTTGAAAAATGCATTTCGCGTGGCCGACGTCGAATTCGCCTTGATGGAACCGAATGGTAAAGTGAGCGTCCTGATGAAATCGCAAAATCAACCGATCACGCCAAAGCATCTCGGCGTGACCGTCGCTCCTGAGACAGAGCCGCAAACGGTGATCATGGATGGGAAGATTCTCGACGAGTCCCTCGCCACACGCGGTTTTAATCGCGGCTGGCTGAATACCGAACTCAGCAAAGCTGGCGTACTGCTGGAAAATGTATTTATCGGCCAGGTCGACACGAACGGCCAGCTGTTTCTCGACCTCTATGACGATCTGATTCAAGTTCCACAACCTCAGACCTTGAAACTTACATACTTAACCTTACAAAAATGTCAGGCTGACTTGGAAATCTTCGCGCTGTCTGTACAGGACGCCGCAGCGAAGAGGAGGTACGAGCAAGAGGCAGCACGACTGAAGCAAGTTTTGAACGACGTAACACATCTTTTGACTTGCTAG
- the trpS gene encoding tryptophan--tRNA ligase, translated as MGRFGRWRTAPRQLLYYSALLNLTRLQDQYDAYFFIVDLHSLTTHPNSADLRRNMIGVARDYVAAGLDLEKYTLYAQSSISDLTGELLCCPTFKEKAKKQPENNNYGLVGYPVLMAADILIHKGTFVPVGEDQLVHLAMARTIVRRFHQIYGDLFPEPQPLIENAVRIPAHSGQGKMSKSDARDPYISMRDENDQIQAKVKKAYSDPARFYKHQPGHTRICNIYHLHSFFTEADLLTDLATKCQQAAIGCADCKHHLATSLTSIVEPFRERPARLSEDYIVDILMVSGQKARASAELVLAEVRRAMGLRTF; from the coding sequence GTGGGCCGTTTCGGGCGGTGGCGAACTGCACCTCGGCAACTACTGTACTACAGTGCTCTGCTCAATCTGACTCGCCTGCAAGACCAGTATGACGCCTACTTTTTTATTGTCGACCTGCATTCGCTGACCACACATCCGAACTCCGCCGACCTGCGCCGCAACATGATCGGCGTCGCCAGGGATTATGTTGCGGCCGGGCTCGACCTGGAAAAATACACGCTGTATGCACAGAGCTCGATCTCCGATCTAACCGGTGAGCTGTTGTGTTGCCCGACCTTTAAGGAGAAGGCGAAAAAGCAGCCTGAAAACAACAACTACGGTCTGGTCGGCTATCCGGTCTTGATGGCGGCAGACATCCTGATCCATAAGGGCACCTTCGTGCCGGTCGGCGAAGACCAACTGGTCCATCTGGCGATGGCGCGCACCATCGTGCGCCGCTTTCATCAGATCTATGGCGACCTCTTTCCAGAGCCTCAACCGCTGATTGAAAATGCTGTTCGCATCCCCGCACACTCCGGTCAAGGCAAGATGAGCAAATCGGATGCGCGCGACCCGTATATTTCGATGCGAGATGAGAACGACCAGATTCAAGCAAAAGTGAAAAAAGCGTACTCTGACCCCGCTCGGTTCTATAAGCATCAGCCTGGCCATACGAGGATCTGCAACATCTATCACCTTCACTCCTTCTTCACAGAGGCTGATCTGCTCACCGACCTTGCTACCAAGTGCCAACAGGCGGCCATCGGATGTGCAGACTGCAAACATCATCTCGCCACTTCGCTCACTTCGATCGTCGAACCTTTTCGCGAGCGCCCTGCGCGATTGTCGGAGGACTATATTGTGGACATCCTAATGGTCAGCGGACAAAAAGCGCGTGCTTCTGCTGAGCTGGTTCTGGCAGAAGTCAGGCGCGCGATGGGTCTGCGCACGTTTTAA